The proteins below are encoded in one region of Shewanella algae:
- a CDS encoding NAD-dependent succinate-semialdehyde dehydrogenase, whose protein sequence is MAYATINPFTGELIKEFPNATDAQVTEAIESAHQAFLSWRNTPFATKAEILNRAAALLRDSKRRYAELLTLEMGKVIGEAEAEVELSAQILEYYAEHAERLLAPQKLPVADPAEGEALLVNEPLGVLLAIEPWNFPYYQIARILAPQLSAGNTLLLKHASNVPQCAAAFESLMRDAGLPQGAFQNLYATRDQIEQIINSPKVHGVALTGSEGAGAVIASQAGKALKKSTLELGGSDAFIVLEDAELEKTIDWAVFGRHWNAGQVCVSSKRMILVEAIYDKFMEGYTQGVAKLKAGDPMDPNTTLAPLSSQGAADEVKQKIREAVEHGATATEVGPKVPEQGAFVQPTILTNVNPDNPAYYWEFFGPVSMILKAKDEQEAIAIANDSPFGLGGSVFTADKQRGLAVAKQVSTGMMFVNHPTMVKADLPFGGIRRSGYGRELIDLGLKEFVNHKLINVVDIDAPF, encoded by the coding sequence ATGGCATATGCAACGATCAATCCCTTCACGGGAGAGCTCATCAAAGAATTCCCCAACGCCACTGACGCCCAAGTCACCGAGGCGATTGAATCGGCCCACCAGGCCTTCTTGAGCTGGCGCAATACGCCCTTCGCCACCAAGGCTGAAATACTCAATCGGGCTGCAGCCCTGCTCAGAGACAGCAAGCGCCGCTATGCAGAGCTGCTGACTCTGGAGATGGGTAAAGTCATTGGAGAGGCGGAGGCCGAAGTAGAATTGTCGGCACAAATCCTCGAATACTATGCAGAGCATGCCGAGAGACTGCTGGCACCGCAGAAACTGCCGGTGGCCGATCCCGCCGAAGGGGAAGCCCTTTTAGTCAATGAACCTCTGGGGGTATTGTTGGCCATTGAGCCATGGAACTTCCCCTACTACCAGATTGCCAGGATCCTGGCACCACAGCTTTCAGCCGGTAATACCCTGCTGTTGAAACACGCCTCCAATGTGCCTCAGTGCGCCGCCGCTTTTGAGAGCCTGATGCGTGATGCCGGGCTGCCGCAGGGCGCCTTCCAAAACCTGTATGCCACCCGGGATCAAATCGAACAGATCATTAACTCACCCAAGGTGCATGGCGTGGCCCTGACCGGCTCTGAAGGTGCCGGCGCCGTTATCGCATCCCAGGCCGGCAAGGCGTTGAAAAAATCCACCCTGGAGCTGGGCGGCTCTGATGCCTTTATCGTGCTGGAAGATGCCGAACTCGAGAAAACCATAGATTGGGCGGTGTTCGGCCGTCACTGGAATGCGGGTCAGGTTTGTGTTTCATCCAAGCGAATGATCCTGGTGGAAGCCATCTATGACAAGTTTATGGAAGGCTATACCCAAGGTGTGGCCAAGCTTAAAGCCGGCGACCCCATGGATCCGAATACTACCCTGGCCCCACTGTCATCCCAGGGCGCAGCAGATGAAGTGAAGCAGAAAATTCGTGAAGCGGTTGAGCATGGTGCCACGGCTACCGAAGTCGGCCCCAAAGTGCCGGAGCAAGGCGCCTTTGTGCAGCCGACCATACTCACCAATGTCAACCCGGACAACCCGGCTTACTACTGGGAGTTCTTTGGCCCTGTCTCCATGATCCTCAAGGCCAAAGATGAACAGGAAGCGATTGCCATTGCCAACGACTCTCCCTTCGGCCTCGGTGGTTCGGTATTCACCGCCGACAAACAACGCGGTCTGGCGGTAGCCAAACAAGTCTCTACCGGGATGATGTTTGTCAACCACCCCACCATGGTCAAGGCCGATCTGCCCTTTGGCGGTATCCGCCGCTCCGGCTATGGCCGCGAATTGATCGACTTAGGCCTGAAAGAGTTCGTCAACCACAAGCTGATCAATGTGGTGGATATCGACGCCCCCTTCTGA
- a CDS encoding glycerol dehydrogenase translates to MSTAVPRTVTSPKKFIIGKGLLSKMHEYVHDFGDNAFIIADEFILGRLEDEALTGLEQNGISNQLEKFNYECSEAEIQRLAALAEQAHANVIVGVGGGKTLDAAKAVAFHLKHPVVLYPTIASTDAPCTALSVIYTEAGEFERYLFLPQNPDAVIADTSIIAAAPARFFAAGIGDALATYFEARACYQADGVNLVLKKPSRTGLGLAQLCYQLLSENVAAAMDAVNNKIVTPALEQTIEATIYLSGVGAEAGGLAAAHAVNNGMSAVAELHGAQHGEKVVFGLLTQLVLENAPQSEIDNVVRIIKTAGLPLTLADMGLKHFCEEEWRKVAEIACAEGDTMDNMPMAISVDDVYQAMIAANAMAERYRRQD, encoded by the coding sequence ATGAGCACAGCAGTTCCACGTACCGTCACATCTCCCAAAAAGTTCATTATTGGCAAAGGCTTATTGTCGAAAATGCACGAATATGTGCATGACTTCGGCGACAATGCTTTTATTATTGCCGATGAGTTTATTCTCGGCAGGCTTGAGGATGAAGCCCTGACGGGTCTTGAGCAAAATGGCATCAGCAACCAACTGGAAAAATTCAACTACGAGTGCAGTGAAGCCGAGATCCAGCGGCTTGCCGCCCTGGCTGAGCAGGCTCATGCCAACGTAATAGTGGGTGTCGGCGGCGGTAAGACCCTGGATGCCGCCAAGGCCGTTGCCTTTCACCTTAAGCACCCCGTCGTTCTCTACCCCACCATAGCGTCAACCGATGCTCCCTGTACGGCTCTGTCAGTGATTTATACCGAAGCGGGTGAGTTTGAACGCTATCTATTCCTGCCACAGAATCCGGATGCCGTGATTGCCGACACCAGCATCATCGCCGCCGCACCGGCGCGTTTCTTTGCCGCGGGTATAGGCGATGCCCTGGCCACCTACTTTGAAGCCAGGGCCTGTTATCAGGCCGATGGCGTTAACCTGGTGTTAAAAAAGCCCTCGCGTACCGGCCTTGGACTGGCGCAGCTGTGCTATCAATTGCTGAGTGAAAACGTTGCCGCCGCCATGGATGCGGTAAACAACAAAATAGTCACCCCGGCGCTTGAGCAAACCATAGAGGCAACCATCTATTTAAGCGGTGTCGGCGCCGAAGCCGGTGGCCTTGCGGCAGCGCATGCGGTCAACAACGGTATGTCGGCGGTTGCCGAGCTGCATGGCGCCCAACATGGCGAGAAGGTGGTCTTTGGCCTCTTGACCCAACTGGTGCTGGAAAACGCTCCACAGAGTGAAATAGACAATGTTGTCCGCATCATTAAAACCGCTGGATTGCCGCTGACTCTGGCAGATATGGGGCTGAAGCACTTTTGCGAAGAAGAGTGGCGCAAGGTCGCCGAAATCGCCTGCGCCGAAGGCGATACCATGGACAATATGCCGATGGCTATCAGCGTCGATGATGTCTATCAGGCGATGATAGCTGCCAACGCCATGGCCGAGCGCTATCGCCGCCAGGACTGA
- a CDS encoding linear amide C-N hydrolase → MNRKLITLISSALILIIGTTAQACTRAVYHGEEQLVITARSMDWRDEIPASLWLFPRGMQRHGAVGDNSVTWTSRYGSLVTSAFDISSTDGMNEKGLVANLLWLAESSYPEYQGKRKGLSVAAWVQYVLDNFATVAEAVDALRAEPFVVVSANIPGTQRFATLHLSISDAAGDSAIFEYIDGKLVIHHDQKYRVMTNSPIFEQQLALNQYWQQIGGFTMLPGTNRAADRFVRASFYMDAIPKTANTRVAVAGAFSVIRNASVPFGIASETEPNISSTRWRSVSDHKNRVYYFETALTPNTFWVDMKGIDFNKQQEVKKLTINNNSIYSGNALSDFVTAKPFTFAGL, encoded by the coding sequence ATGAATCGGAAACTCATCACTTTAATCAGCAGCGCCTTAATCCTGATTATCGGCACGACGGCGCAGGCCTGCACCCGCGCCGTCTATCACGGCGAAGAACAGTTGGTGATCACTGCCCGCTCCATGGACTGGCGCGACGAAATCCCGGCGAGCCTGTGGCTGTTTCCCCGCGGCATGCAGCGCCATGGGGCGGTCGGCGACAACTCAGTCACCTGGACCTCACGCTACGGCAGCCTGGTCACCAGCGCCTTTGATATCTCCAGCACCGACGGCATGAATGAGAAGGGCCTGGTGGCCAATCTGTTATGGCTGGCAGAGTCGAGTTATCCCGAATACCAGGGTAAACGAAAAGGCCTGTCGGTCGCCGCCTGGGTGCAATATGTGCTGGATAACTTTGCCACAGTCGCCGAAGCCGTCGATGCACTGAGAGCCGAACCTTTTGTAGTAGTTTCCGCCAATATTCCCGGTACCCAACGCTTTGCCACCCTGCATCTGTCAATTTCCGATGCCGCAGGTGACAGTGCCATATTCGAGTACATAGATGGCAAGCTGGTGATCCATCACGACCAAAAGTACCGGGTGATGACCAACTCCCCCATCTTCGAGCAGCAACTGGCACTGAACCAGTATTGGCAACAGATTGGCGGCTTTACCATGTTGCCGGGAACCAACCGCGCCGCCGACCGGTTTGTCAGGGCCTCTTTCTATATGGATGCCATTCCCAAGACAGCCAATACCCGGGTGGCGGTTGCCGGCGCCTTCAGCGTCATTCGTAACGCCTCTGTGCCTTTCGGTATAGCTTCCGAGACTGAACCGAATATCTCTTCGACCCGTTGGCGCTCGGTCTCGGATCATAAAAATCGGGTGTATTACTTTGAAACCGCCTTAACCCCCAACACCTTCTGGGTCGATATGAAGGGCATCGACTTCAATAAACAACAAGAAGTGAAAAAGCTGACCATCAACAACAACAGCATCTACTCAGGTAACGCGCTGTCGGACTTTGTCACGGCCAAGCCCTTTACGTTCGCCGGGCTTTAA
- a CDS encoding DUF1801 domain-containing protein yields MDKKLQQTDGSVSIDHKIAALGGWRAEMLGHIRELIKAAIPEVVEECKWVKPTNPSGVPVWSSQGILCTGESYKAKLKLTFANGASLPDPHKLFNAGLEGKQRRAIDITQDQSLDETAFKALISAAADFNHNKALKQSKR; encoded by the coding sequence ATGGACAAAAAATTGCAGCAAACCGACGGTAGTGTTTCTATCGACCACAAGATTGCCGCCCTGGGCGGCTGGCGCGCCGAGATGCTTGGCCATATCCGCGAACTTATCAAGGCAGCTATTCCCGAGGTAGTTGAAGAGTGCAAATGGGTAAAGCCAACGAACCCGTCCGGCGTACCTGTATGGTCGAGCCAAGGCATACTCTGTACCGGCGAGTCATACAAAGCCAAATTGAAACTGACATTTGCCAATGGCGCTTCGCTGCCGGATCCCCACAAGCTGTTTAATGCAGGTCTTGAGGGCAAACAGCGTAGAGCCATAGATATTACCCAGGACCAATCCTTGGATGAAACAGCTTTCAAGGCACTGATAAGCGCCGCTGCCGACTTCAACCACAACAAGGCCCTGAAACAATCAAAGCGGTAA
- a CDS encoding NUDIX hydrolase, translated as MKQLQSVAWLYEKDGKVLCVKSKGKDKYFIPGGKPEPGETLEQALTRELKEELSINLQQDTICHRFSITDKAFGFENTELTMHCFSAGFSGDIITAAEIESLDWIDMVGIIKCAPAAQQAIARLLGDH; from the coding sequence ATGAAACAATTGCAAAGTGTAGCCTGGCTATATGAAAAAGACGGTAAAGTCTTGTGTGTCAAATCCAAGGGCAAAGATAAGTACTTTATTCCCGGCGGCAAACCTGAACCGGGTGAAACCCTTGAACAAGCCCTGACTCGGGAGTTGAAGGAAGAGCTCAGCATAAATCTGCAGCAAGACACCATTTGCCACAGGTTCAGCATTACGGATAAGGCCTTCGGCTTCGAGAACACTGAGCTGACCATGCATTGTTTCAGCGCGGGCTTTAGTGGCGACATCATTACCGCCGCCGAGATAGAAAGCCTGGACTGGATAGACATGGTGGGTATCATCAAGTGTGCACCGGCGGCGCAGCAGGCGATTGCAAGACTGCTTGGCGACCATTGA
- a CDS encoding DUF5694 domain-containing protein, with protein sequence MATKVLLLLACLAASSIAQAHATGTEAAALSAESTKSALQQLSAKSKLQTQVMVLGSLHLSNIKQQLDSRSLSSILEPLSRYQPTAIAVESLRPQDIATMINGSGEYQTVLDYFVGQRFLALAIKEQQELRLSAQKALESLEPLLDETSLEPVQRARLIKLAVAAYHKEIALLHWHYLDKTAASPTISTELQHYLEQLAASNNEKNTLGNNLAMALKLKRIYPIDDHLDKDLYRPIEARLLESYNQSPHAAALAKSDYINKPQRLKTEALETGNWLPLFSWLNSQEYQRAVIDQEWSLFIDKDLTQDAALSRVALWEIRNLNMSSHIMRVVAANPGGRVLVIVGASHKVFLEQYLANMLGVKLIQPQQYFAAPKTSKGQSPQHLFSDKEQR encoded by the coding sequence TTGGCCACCAAAGTACTGCTTCTTCTTGCCTGCCTGGCGGCATCGAGTATTGCCCAAGCTCATGCGACAGGCACAGAAGCTGCCGCTTTAAGCGCAGAGAGTACAAAGAGTGCACTGCAACAACTCAGTGCCAAGAGTAAGCTGCAAACCCAGGTGATGGTGCTTGGCAGCCTGCACCTGAGCAATATCAAACAGCAATTGGACAGCCGCTCTCTGTCCTCGATCCTCGAGCCACTCTCCCGTTACCAGCCTACGGCCATAGCAGTAGAGTCACTGCGGCCACAGGATATCGCCACCATGATCAACGGCTCAGGCGAGTATCAGACTGTGTTGGATTATTTTGTGGGACAAAGATTTCTGGCGCTGGCGATAAAGGAGCAGCAGGAGTTGCGGCTCTCGGCGCAAAAGGCGCTTGAGAGTCTGGAGCCCTTATTGGACGAGACAAGCCTTGAACCTGTTCAGCGAGCAAGGCTCATCAAGTTGGCCGTTGCAGCCTATCACAAAGAGATAGCCCTGCTGCACTGGCATTATTTGGACAAAACCGCGGCAAGCCCAACGATTTCCACCGAGTTGCAGCACTATCTGGAGCAACTTGCCGCGAGCAATAACGAGAAAAACACCCTTGGCAACAACCTGGCCATGGCACTGAAGCTCAAGCGCATTTATCCGATAGATGATCATCTGGATAAAGATCTCTACCGCCCCATCGAAGCGCGGCTGCTTGAGTCTTACAATCAGTCGCCTCATGCCGCCGCTCTGGCCAAAAGCGACTATATCAACAAGCCACAAAGGCTAAAGACAGAGGCGCTTGAGACAGGTAATTGGTTGCCGCTCTTTTCCTGGCTAAACAGCCAGGAGTACCAGAGGGCCGTCATTGACCAGGAGTGGAGCCTGTTTATCGATAAAGATTTAACCCAGGATGCGGCGCTCTCCCGGGTTGCCCTTTGGGAGATACGCAATCTCAACATGAGCTCGCACATCATGCGCGTGGTGGCAGCTAACCCTGGAGGCCGGGTGCTGGTGATAGTCGGTGCCAGTCACAAGGTGTTTCTGGAGCAGTATTTGGCCAATATGTTGGGGGTTAAACTGATCCAACCGCAACAGTATTTTGCCGCCCCAAAGACATCAAAGGGGCAATCACCACAGCACTTGTTCTCAGATAAAGAGCAAAGATAA
- a CDS encoding CoA transferase subunit B yields the protein MALSREQLAQRVAKELKDGYYVNLGIGIPTLVANYIPEGMQVMLQSENGLLGMGEFPTEDTIDPDLINAGKQTVTAVKGASFFSSAESFAMIRGGHVDLTVLGAFEVDVEGSIASWMIPGKLVKGMGGAMDLVAGADNIIVTMMHADKHGNSKLLSKCELPLTGYGCIKRVLTDLAFIEIKDGAFHLLERAPGVSVEEIVAKTAGKLIVPEHVPEMAL from the coding sequence ATGGCACTTTCAAGAGAACAACTGGCCCAACGCGTCGCCAAGGAACTCAAAGACGGTTACTACGTCAACCTGGGGATAGGTATCCCGACTCTGGTGGCCAACTATATCCCCGAGGGCATGCAGGTGATGCTGCAATCGGAAAACGGCCTCTTGGGCATGGGTGAATTCCCCACCGAAGACACTATAGATCCGGATCTGATCAACGCCGGCAAGCAAACCGTTACCGCCGTCAAGGGCGCGTCTTTCTTCTCAAGCGCCGAGAGCTTCGCCATGATCCGTGGCGGACATGTGGATCTCACGGTACTGGGCGCGTTCGAGGTGGATGTCGAAGGCTCTATCGCCTCATGGATGATCCCCGGCAAGCTGGTTAAAGGCATGGGCGGCGCCATGGACTTGGTGGCCGGCGCCGACAATATCATAGTCACCATGATGCACGCCGACAAACATGGCAACTCCAAACTACTGAGCAAATGCGAGTTGCCGCTCACAGGTTACGGCTGCATCAAGCGAGTACTGACAGACCTGGCCTTTATCGAAATCAAGGACGGCGCCTTCCACCTGCTGGAGCGGGCACCTGGTGTGAGTGTCGAGGAGATAGTTGCCAAAACCGCCGGCAAGCTTATCGTCCCGGAACATGTGCCAGAGATGGCACTGTAA
- a CDS encoding CoA transferase subunit A, with amino-acid sequence MAGLNKVVGSYDEALAGLTNDMTVMVGGFGLCGIPEGLINQMVKLGVSGLTAISNNAGVDDFGLGLLLQHKQISTMIASYVGENATFERQMLSGELNVILTPQGTLAEKIRAGGAGIPAFFTATGYGTPVAEGKETREINGRHYVLEDALTADFALIRAWKADTMGNLVFRKTAANFNPMMATAGKITVVEVEEIVEPGELNPDHIHTPGIYVDRVIKGVFEKRIEQRTVKQA; translated from the coding sequence ATGGCAGGACTCAATAAAGTTGTCGGCAGCTACGACGAAGCGCTCGCAGGTCTCACCAATGATATGACAGTCATGGTGGGCGGTTTTGGCCTTTGCGGCATTCCCGAAGGCCTTATCAATCAAATGGTCAAACTGGGCGTTAGCGGCCTGACCGCCATCTCCAATAACGCCGGGGTGGACGACTTCGGACTGGGGCTGCTGCTGCAACATAAGCAGATAAGCACAATGATCGCCTCCTATGTGGGTGAAAACGCCACCTTTGAGCGGCAGATGCTCAGTGGCGAACTCAATGTAATCCTTACTCCGCAAGGCACTCTGGCGGAGAAGATCCGCGCCGGCGGCGCCGGGATCCCCGCCTTCTTTACCGCCACCGGCTACGGCACCCCGGTGGCCGAGGGCAAAGAGACCCGCGAAATCAATGGCCGCCACTATGTGCTGGAAGATGCTCTGACCGCCGACTTCGCGCTGATCCGCGCCTGGAAGGCCGATACCATGGGTAACCTGGTATTTCGCAAGACAGCCGCCAACTTCAACCCCATGATGGCCACCGCCGGCAAGATAACTGTGGTGGAAGTGGAAGAGATAGTCGAGCCGGGTGAGCTGAACCCGGATCATATCCACACCCCGGGAATCTATGTGGATCGCGTCATCAAGGGTGTGTTCGAGAAGCGTATCGAACAGCGCACAGTCAAACAGGCATAA
- a CDS encoding hydroxymethylglutaryl-CoA lyase, translating to MLPPKVSLFEVGPRDGLQNETSVSTQAKIALIEALADAGVKRIEAASFVSPKWVPQMADSGEVLRGISRRAGVCYSALTPNLKGLELALDAGADEVAVFAAASEGFSQKNINCSIEESIARFEPLLSRAKEQGIRVRGYVSCVLGCPYDGEIAPAEVARVADILHQLGCYEISLGDTIGVGTPLKARKMVETVAERVPVERLALHFHDTYGQALANILACLETGVSVIDTSVAGLGGCPYAKGASGNLASEDLVYMLHGMGIDTGIDLNKLAQAGRQISQQLGRQTGSKVARALGA from the coding sequence ATGCTGCCTCCAAAGGTAAGCCTGTTTGAAGTAGGCCCAAGAGACGGCCTGCAAAATGAAACCTCGGTCAGCACTCAGGCCAAGATAGCCCTGATTGAAGCCCTGGCCGATGCCGGGGTGAAACGCATCGAAGCCGCCAGCTTTGTGTCGCCCAAGTGGGTGCCGCAAATGGCAGACTCGGGCGAGGTGCTGCGCGGCATTTCACGCCGCGCCGGCGTCTGCTACAGCGCCCTGACTCCCAATCTCAAGGGCCTGGAGTTGGCGCTGGATGCCGGCGCCGATGAAGTTGCAGTATTTGCCGCCGCCTCCGAAGGCTTCAGCCAGAAGAACATCAACTGCTCCATCGAAGAGTCCATCGCCCGCTTCGAGCCCCTGCTGAGCCGGGCCAAGGAGCAAGGTATTCGGGTTCGCGGCTATGTTTCCTGCGTATTGGGTTGCCCCTATGATGGTGAAATCGCCCCGGCAGAAGTGGCTCGGGTCGCCGACATTCTGCATCAATTGGGCTGCTATGAAATATCCCTCGGCGACACCATAGGCGTAGGTACACCGCTCAAGGCCCGAAAAATGGTGGAAACCGTGGCCGAGCGCGTACCGGTAGAGCGCTTGGCGCTACACTTCCATGACACCTACGGTCAGGCGCTGGCCAACATTCTCGCCTGCCTGGAAACCGGCGTCAGTGTAATAGATACCTCGGTCGCCGGACTCGGTGGCTGCCCCTATGCCAAAGGCGCATCCGGTAATCTGGCCAGTGAAGATCTTGTCTACATGCTGCATGGTATGGGTATAGACACAGGCATAGATCTCAACAAACTGGCCCAGGCCGGACGGCAGATAAGCCAGCAGCTTGGACGGCAAACCGGTTCAAAAGTAGCCAGAGCCCTGGGAGCTTAA
- a CDS encoding acetyl/propionyl/methylcrotonyl-CoA carboxylase subunit alpha — protein MFNKILIANRGEIACRIIRTARSLGVRTVALFSDADRHAAHVAMADEAFYLGGSAPADSYLKGDAIIDIAKACGAEAIHPGYGFLSENAAFAAACERANIAFIGPKADSIEAMGSKSAAKLIMGRAGVPLVPGYHGDDQSDEVLLSEAEKIGFPLLIKAAFGGGGKGMRIVRSLTEVKSAIDSARREAASSFGNDKLLMERYLEQPRHVEVQVFADTQGNAIYLSDRDCSIQRRHQKVVEEAPAPGLSDALRRRMGEAAVAAARAIDYVGAGTVEFLLDTHATEEDGSFFFMEMNTRLQVEHPVTELVTETDLVHWQLLIAAGEPLPLTQEQVAINGHAFEVRIYAEDPDNDFLPASGKLNFLREPKPSRHVRIDSGIREGDEISNFYDPMIAKLIVWDESRPRALQRLQRALDDFQLTGLKHNIGFLGKIAAHPAFAGADFSTDFIERYQAQLLPQAKDSALPLPLLAKAALYEMLWRKRDSQAKQANSQDPSSPWGSASGFRLNCAKRHDIALMDDEHHIHHLQLTELAKADSWQLTLDGQTLVIEGELSTDEAGGDALRCVVDGHISSQRISRQGMDFTLLGRSGELNACHFRAIQNELEEEQANHADLLKAPMNGTIVTHLVAVGDSVKAGQGLMVMEAMKMEYTIAAPFDGTVSEFFFQPGELVSDGAQLLELSEQLKEA, from the coding sequence ATGTTCAACAAGATTCTGATTGCCAACCGCGGCGAAATTGCCTGTCGCATCATACGTACCGCCAGGTCATTGGGTGTACGCACTGTCGCACTGTTCTCGGATGCCGATCGCCATGCCGCCCACGTGGCCATGGCCGATGAAGCCTTTTATCTGGGGGGCTCGGCACCGGCCGACTCCTACCTCAAGGGCGATGCCATTATCGATATCGCCAAGGCCTGTGGCGCCGAGGCGATCCACCCGGGTTATGGTTTTCTGTCGGAAAACGCCGCTTTTGCCGCCGCCTGTGAACGGGCCAATATCGCCTTTATCGGTCCCAAGGCCGATTCCATAGAAGCCATGGGCAGCAAGAGCGCCGCCAAACTCATCATGGGCCGCGCCGGAGTGCCGCTGGTGCCCGGCTATCATGGTGATGACCAGAGCGATGAAGTGCTGCTCAGTGAAGCCGAAAAAATCGGTTTCCCGCTGCTGATCAAGGCCGCCTTCGGTGGCGGCGGCAAGGGAATGCGGATTGTCCGCAGCCTGACGGAAGTCAAGTCGGCCATCGACTCGGCCCGCCGTGAAGCCGCCTCCAGTTTTGGCAATGACAAGCTGTTGATGGAGCGTTATCTGGAGCAGCCGCGCCATGTGGAAGTACAGGTATTTGCCGACACCCAGGGCAATGCCATCTATCTGTCAGACAGGGACTGCTCGATTCAGCGCCGCCACCAAAAAGTGGTGGAAGAAGCGCCGGCCCCCGGCCTCAGCGACGCCCTGCGTCGCCGCATGGGTGAAGCCGCCGTGGCCGCCGCCCGCGCCATCGACTATGTGGGCGCAGGCACGGTCGAGTTTCTGCTGGACACCCATGCCACAGAGGAAGACGGCAGCTTCTTCTTTATGGAGATGAATACCCGTTTGCAGGTAGAGCATCCTGTTACCGAGCTGGTGACAGAGACAGATCTGGTGCACTGGCAACTTTTGATCGCCGCCGGAGAGCCTCTGCCCCTGACTCAGGAGCAAGTTGCCATTAATGGCCATGCCTTTGAAGTGCGAATTTATGCCGAAGATCCGGATAACGACTTCCTGCCCGCCAGCGGCAAGCTCAACTTCCTGCGCGAGCCCAAACCATCGCGCCATGTGCGTATCGACTCAGGGATCCGTGAAGGCGATGAAATCTCCAACTTCTACGATCCCATGATAGCCAAGCTGATTGTTTGGGATGAGTCACGCCCAAGAGCGCTGCAGCGCCTGCAAAGGGCTCTGGATGACTTCCAGCTCACCGGCCTGAAACACAATATCGGTTTCCTGGGTAAAATCGCCGCTCACCCGGCCTTTGCCGGCGCCGACTTCAGCACAGATTTTATTGAGCGCTATCAAGCACAGCTGCTGCCTCAAGCGAAAGACAGCGCCCTGCCCTTGCCGCTGCTGGCCAAAGCCGCCCTGTATGAAATGCTGTGGCGCAAACGCGACTCCCAGGCCAAACAGGCAAACAGTCAGGACCCTTCCTCGCCCTGGGGCAGCGCCAGTGGCTTTAGACTCAACTGCGCCAAGCGCCACGATATTGCCCTGATGGACGATGAACACCATATTCATCACCTGCAGCTGACTGAGCTGGCCAAGGCCGATAGCTGGCAACTGACACTGGATGGCCAAACCCTGGTTATCGAAGGCGAGCTGAGCACAGATGAGGCCGGTGGTGACGCGCTTCGCTGTGTGGTCGATGGGCATATCAGCAGCCAGCGAATCAGCCGCCAGGGCATGGACTTTACCCTGCTTGGCCGCTCCGGCGAGCTTAACGCCTGTCATTTCCGCGCCATTCAGAATGAACTGGAAGAAGAGCAGGCCAACCACGCCGATCTGCTCAAGGCGCCGATGAATGGCACCATAGTCACCCACCTAGTGGCTGTGGGCGACAGCGTTAAGGCGGGCCAGGGGCTGATGGTGATGGAAGCGATGAAGATGGAATACACCATAGCCGCGCCTTTCGATGGCACTGTGAGTGAGTTTTTCTTCCAGCCCGGCGAACTGGTCAGCGATGGCGCCCAGTTGCTGGAGCTCAGCGAACAACTCAAGGAGGCTTAA